A genome region from Paludibacterium sp. B53371 includes the following:
- a CDS encoding AAA family ATPase produces the protein MHTVLCKVAIVGPESCGKTTLAMALQQKLQTAGMETAVVAEYARAYYAERAYVPTPGDVLAIARGQLAAEAEAAAGGARILLCDSTVLTCLIWARVAFGTVEPALARLYDARDYALTLLPRPDIPWTPDPLRSHPQQREMLLGLYREALRFSPAPVVEIAGEGPQRIDLAWQALRQICPDLPKF, from the coding sequence ATGCATACTGTCTTGTGCAAGGTGGCGATTGTCGGACCGGAGTCTTGTGGCAAGACGACGCTGGCCATGGCCTTGCAGCAAAAACTGCAGACTGCCGGCATGGAGACGGCCGTGGTCGCGGAATATGCCCGGGCCTATTATGCCGAGCGAGCCTATGTGCCGACGCCCGGGGATGTGCTGGCCATCGCCCGCGGGCAATTGGCAGCCGAGGCAGAGGCGGCCGCCGGGGGGGCACGGATCCTGCTGTGCGACAGCACGGTGCTGACCTGTCTGATCTGGGCCAGAGTGGCCTTCGGGACGGTCGAGCCGGCACTGGCCCGGCTGTACGATGCACGCGACTATGCCTTGACCCTGCTGCCGCGCCCGGACATTCCCTGGACGCCCGATCCGCTGCGCTCGCATCCGCAGCAACGGGAGATGTTGCTGGGGCTGTATCGTGAGGCCTTGCGGTTCTCTCCGGCCCCCGTGGTGGAAATTGCCGGGGAAGGGCCTCAGCGCATTGATTTGGCCTGGCAGGCCTTGCGGCAAATTTGTCCGGACCTGCCTAAATTTTAA
- a CDS encoding asparaginase: MPRILMLYTGGTIGMNDTPEGLAPEAGLLPRLIERLRDGRCELELIEYPQLIDSSAITPAHWQQMVTDIASRREQYDGFIVVHGTDTMAYTASVLAFALQGLGRPVVVTGSQLPLIRPRSDGWSNLADAIEAACQPDLHEVVIVFDRVMLRGCRARKVDAAGFHGFDSPNCPPLAEFGIAAHWHKSRWLAADKSAPLSDAALDGRVAAFFLTPGAGAALIGSTLAEVALDGALLMSYGNGNAPEDDALLAGVAAATARGTLVLNLTQAVRGAVEPGAYAASQPLVRAGAVPGSDLTPEAALAKMLWLSGLPVAMEEKRRLLGLSLIGESS, from the coding sequence ATGCCTCGCATTTTGATGTTGTATACCGGTGGCACCATCGGCATGAATGACACCCCCGAAGGCCTGGCGCCTGAAGCCGGCCTGTTGCCACGGCTGATCGAGCGTCTGCGCGACGGACGCTGCGAGCTGGAACTGATCGAATACCCGCAGTTGATCGACTCCTCGGCCATCACCCCGGCGCACTGGCAGCAGATGGTGACGGACATTGCCTCGCGGCGGGAGCAGTACGATGGCTTTATCGTGGTGCATGGTACCGACACCATGGCCTATACCGCCTCGGTGCTGGCCTTTGCCCTGCAGGGGCTGGGGCGACCGGTGGTGGTCACCGGCTCTCAACTGCCGCTGATCCGGCCACGCAGCGATGGCTGGAGCAATCTGGCCGATGCGATTGAGGCAGCCTGCCAGCCGGATCTGCATGAGGTGGTGATTGTGTTCGACCGCGTGATGTTGCGCGGCTGCCGGGCGCGCAAGGTGGATGCAGCGGGCTTTCATGGCTTTGACAGTCCGAATTGTCCGCCGCTGGCCGAATTCGGCATTGCCGCGCATTGGCACAAGTCGCGCTGGCTTGCCGCGGACAAGTCGGCACCGCTGTCCGACGCGGCACTGGATGGCCGGGTGGCGGCCTTTTTCCTCACGCCGGGTGCAGGGGCCGCGCTGATTGGCTCGACTCTGGCGGAGGTTGCTCTGGATGGGGCGCTGCTGATGAGTTACGGCAATGGCAATGCCCCGGAGGATGATGCATTACTGGCTGGTGTGGCCGCAGCCACGGCGCGCGGTACGCTGGTACTGAATCTGACCCAGGCTGTTCGTGGTGCAGTCGAGCCGGGTGCTTATGCGGCCAGTCAGCCGCTGGTGCGTGCAGGAGCCGTACCGGGCAGCGATCTGACCCCGGAAGCGGCACTGGCCAAAATGTTGTGGCTAAGTGGCTTGCCCGTCGCCATGGAAGAAAAGCGCCGATTGTTGGGGCTGTCGCTGATCGGCGAGTCTTCCTGA